Within the Terriglobia bacterium genome, the region GAACCATGCGGCAACCGCGACACGACAATGGCGACATCGGATTGACCTTCCTGTGTTCCAGAGAACCAGGCGCAGAGAACATCTCCATTTTTGAGCGTGACCAGATTCGCGGCGTGCGAGGAAGGGAATAGCATTGGCATGTATGCCTCTTGGTAGCTCTTGCTCTTTGATAAACGGATCTTCCCATCAGCATTGAACCTAAGATTATTCGAATTCAACTGATTCGCAGGCTGCGATTTCTGCTGAGCTGCCAGGCAGATGGTCAACAAGAAGAATGCCAATGAGCACACGACCAACGATTTCATCCCTCACCCTCCATGAAATAATCACATTGAGTTAGATCTGCTTACGATTCGCTACTTCTGGCCCGCAGCCGATCCCGTAGCTTCATGATTACTGATCGCATCCTTTGCCTGTTGGAGTACTGTCTCAACACCGATCTTCAGACACGCAATATCGTTCGAGCAGAAGAGAACGTCGACACCACGACTGACCCAGAACGGGAAATCCTGCGGAGCCGCGCCGACAGCCACCAGCTTGCCATGCTGTTTCGCGATACGAATCGTCTGGTCGGCGGCTTTCATCACCTTAGGGTGTCCGGTCTGGCCTGGAACGCCGAGGCTTGCGGAAAGGTCCGAGGGGCCGATAAAGACGTGGATATCGGGTGTCCGACAGAGCTCTTCTGCTAATAGCACCGCGTCGGCCGTTTCGATTTGGACCATCAGGCACAACTCGTCATTGAGCTTCTGCTGTTCAGCAGGAACGTTGTCGACCAATCCGTAATGAACAGCTCGGGACACGCTGAAGAAGCCGCGTTGTCCAGAGGGTGGAAAGCGTGCGCTCTGAACCAATTCCTGAAGCATGCTGGTAGAATTCGCCATTGGGAGATCGATAATGTCAGGACCGCATTCCGCGGCTTTGAGGACACTCTCCCGTCTTGCATCCGGAATGCGAATCATCGTCAACATTCCAAGACCCGATGCAATGCGACACAGGTCGGCCGCTTCCGCAAAACTAATGAATGCGTGTTCCATCTCGATCCAGGCAACGCGAAATCCCCTGCGTGCCGCAATCTCGAGAAAGATCGGGTCATAAAAATAGACCGCGATCCCCAGCAATGGCCCAACACTTGATTGAATAGCTCGGTGAAGCCTCGTCATTGTTCCCCCAAAAAGCTACTGCGTTAACATCACGATCAGCCTTCCGCCTCCGCTTGGGAGGCGCTCCCTTGCAATTCTTGATCCCTTCTCATCTTTACCTGATCTAGCCAGCCCCAGACCGTCATGCTGCGTTTCTTCTCGTCTGCTTCGGAGAACACAAAGGCTGCGAAGTATCCAACCCCGAGCAACACGATGTTGCCTATCACGCCGATCATGTACTCGTGTAGAGGGAAGTTCCACGTCCCCAAGTCGACCATCTTTCCGCCCTTCATGGTCAGGGTCGCCCATGCTGTGAATACGAGGCTGGCAATGATCCCTATGTAAGCGCTTTTTCGACCGGCACGGATGCTCAAGAACGCTAGCAGGAAAAGTCCGGCCAGTCCCCCGGCCACAATCGCAGAAATAGCGTAGTACAAAGCGAGTGCGGTTCCCTTCGTATGCGCCAACCGAATCGCGATGATTACTGTAAGCAGTCCGAAGATTGCGACAAATGCTTTTGCTGCTTTCAGGCGCTCAGGATCCGTACACTGTGGACGCACCTTGCGGTAAAAATCCTCCACCGCGACCACGGAGAGGGCATTCAAATCTGAAGACAGGCTCGACATAGCCGCGCCAAAAAGTGTAGCGAGGAACAAGCCCGCAAGGCCAACGGGCACGTGGGTGGTCAGGAAGTGCGGAAAGACCTGATCCGATTTGGTGATATAGCTCGGAAGTTTTTCGCCGGTAATGTGGTAGAAGGACCAAAGCAGTGTCCCGATGAACATGAACAACGTCCAAGCTGGAATACACAATGACGCCCCGAGAGCAATACCACGCAGCGCACCACGATCGCTTTTGGCAACTAAATAGCGTTGCACTACAGTCTGGTCAGCACTGTATTTCTGGAGGTAGAAGAAAAATCCGTATAGCGACAAGACAATTATTGTTGGCCGGCTGAACGCAAAATCTGTGCTTCCAAAACTGAACTTGTGATTCTGTGCCGCGACCGCAAGCACATGCGCCGGACCACCCGGCGGCAAGAAAAGCAGGAACCCTATGGAAACAAGTACGCCAGTCCAAAGAACGAAGCCCTGGATGACATCAGCC harbors:
- a CDS encoding aldolase/citrate lyase family protein translates to MTRLHRAIQSSVGPLLGIAVYFYDPIFLEIAARRGFRVAWIEMEHAFISFAEAADLCRIASGLGMLTMIRIPDARRESVLKAAECGPDIIDLPMANSTSMLQELVQSARFPPSGQRGFFSVSRAVHYGLVDNVPAEQQKLNDELCLMVQIETADAVLLAEELCRTPDIHVFIGPSDLSASLGVPGQTGHPKVMKAADQTIRIAKQHGKLVAVGAAPQDFPFWVSRGVDVLFCSNDIACLKIGVETVLQQAKDAISNHEATGSAAGQK
- a CDS encoding sodium:solute symporter; translation: MIILALVGVRFARRQRDTETYFVAKRSVPAWAMGMSLVATIITSVTFIAYPGSGYAGNWSLLVPGAMVVIVLMIVGAVLIPFFRHVVRMSAYEYFERRFGYFARVYSSIAFAAGHFSKMGFVFYLLSLTVSSMSGWNVDRVIMVAGAVTVFYTLIGGIEAVIWADVIQGFVLWTGVLVSIGFLLFLPPGGPAHVLAVAAQNHKFSFGSTDFAFSRPTIIVLSLYGFFFYLQKYSADQTVVQRYLVAKSDRGALRGIALGASLCIPAWTLFMFIGTLLWSFYHITGEKLPSYITKSDQVFPHFLTTHVPVGLAGLFLATLFGAAMSSLSSDLNALSVVAVEDFYRKVRPQCTDPERLKAAKAFVAIFGLLTVIIAIRLAHTKGTALALYYAISAIVAGGLAGLFLLAFLSIRAGRKSAYIGIIASLVFTAWATLTMKGGKMVDLGTWNFPLHEYMIGVIGNIVLLGVGYFAAFVFSEADEKKRSMTVWGWLDQVKMRRDQELQGSASQAEAEG